The stretch of DNA ctgtggtttatcacacccaAGTTCAATTTccgtagtcacccccaggcctgattactgccacacctgtttcaatcaagaaatcacttaaataggagctacctgacacagagaagtagaccaaaagcacctcaaaagctagacatcatgccaagttccaaagaaattcaggaacaaatgagaacaaaagtaattgagatctatcagtctggtaaaggttataaagccatttctaaagctttgggactccagcgaaccacagtgagagccattatccacaaatggcaaaaacatggaacagtggtgaaccttcccaggagtggccggccgaccaaaattaccccaagagcgcagagacaactcatccgagaggccacaaaagaccccaggacaacatctaaagaactgcaggcctcacttgcctcaattaaggtcagtgttcacgactccaccataagaaagagactgggcaaaaacggcctgcatggcagatttccaaggcgcaaaccacttttaagcaaaaagaacattatggctcatctcaattttgctaaaaacatctcagtgattgccaagacttttgggaaaataccttgtggaccgaagagacaaaagttgaactttttggaaggtgcgtgtcccgttacatctggcgtaaaagtaacacagcatttcagaaaaagaacatcataccaacagtaaaatatggtggtggtagtgtgatggtctggggttgttttgctgcttcaggacctggaaggcttgctgtgatagatggaaccatgaattctactgtctaccaaaaaatcctgaaggagaatgtccggccatctgtcaactcaagctgaagcgatcttgggtgctgcagcaggacaatgacccaaaacacaccagcaaatccacctctgaatggctgaagaaaaacaaaatgaagactttggagtggcctagtcaaagtcctgacctgaatcctattgagatgttgtggcatgaccttaaaaaggcggttcatgctagaaaaccctcaaataaagctgaattacaacaattctgcaaagatgagtgggccaaaattcctccagatcgctataaaagactcattgcaagttatcgcaaacgcttgattgcagttattgctgctaagggtggcccaaccagttattaggttcagggggcaattactttttcacacagggccatgtaggtttggattttttttctccctaaataataaaaaccctcatttaaaaactgcattttgtgtttacttgtgttatctttgactaatagttaaatgtgtttgatgatcagaaacattttgtgtgacaaacatgtaaaagaataagaaatcaggaagggggcaaatagtttttcacaccactgtatatttaagTTCCCTGCTTTCATGAAAATCCTCCCAGCATACTGAATTACAGGAGTTTCTCAGCATCTGAACAGTGAAGAATACCTTCCTGTAATCTAGGTAAATAGCGGTATAAAAGCTCACACCaatgtgccatgtttttttttaggtCCAGAGGCGCAGCTGGAAGCTGAAATTAATACAAGAGATGGAGGCTCGAGTTTCTGGCAAGCCGATTCCACTCCCCACCGAGTAAGAGAATATCCATCTTTTGTCTGACAAATAACTATGCCTTTCACTTACCATAGAGCTATTGCATGCATATTATTGTGAATTGTTTCTTCATGACATGTGTATCTGGAAAAACTATTTTTCTGCTCCCTTACGAGAGTAGGTTCCTTGTCATGTGACTTAGAAATAGAAACATCTGTACTTTCTCTGTTACTGGGATTCCAGAGTGGAAGCAAGTATGGGACCTtttgtccagaatgctctggacctttctggatctttatataatttggatctctataccttaagtcacctaaaaaataattaaaacgttaattaaacccaataggattgttctgcccccaataaagggtaattatatcttagttgggatcaagtacaggtactgttttattattacagagaaaagggaatcatttaaccatgaaataaacccaataggactgttctgcccccagtaaggggtaattatatcttagttgggatcaagtacaggtactgttttattattacagagaaaagggaatcatttaaccatgaaataaacccaataggactgttctgccccaataaggggtaattatatcttagttgggatcaagtacaggtactgttttattattacagagaaaagggaatcatttaaccatgaaataaacccaataggactgttctgcccccagtaaggggtaattatatcttagttgggatcaagtacaggtactgttttattattacagagaaaagggaatcatttaaccatgaaataaacccaataggactgttctgccccaataaggggtaattatatcttagttgggatcaagtacaggtactgttttattattacagaggaaagggaatcatttaaccattaaataaacccaataggactgttctgcccccaataaggggtaattatatcttagttgggatcaagtacatgtactgttttattattacagagaaaagggaatcatttaaccattaaataaacccaattgggctgttctgcccccaataaggggtaattatatcttagctgggatcaagtacaggtactgttttattattacagagaaaaaggaaatcatttttaaaaatgtaaattatttgattaaaattggccttcccataattctgaactttctggataatgggtttccagataacccaTACCTGTAGCATGATATTTACTTTTGTGTCTTCTCTGCAGTCCCATGGAGATTAAGGAATTAGAGTATCGCCCTGTGAAGGTCAGAGGTCACTTTGACCACTCCAAGGAGCTGTACATTTTACCTCGCACCTTGGTGGATCCAGAGAGGGAGGCTCGGGAAGCTGGACAGTTGGCATCTAACACCCAGAGTGGTGCCCAAGTGATTACACCTTTTTACTGCTCTGATCTTGGGTAAGCCCCCATCTTCCTTTCACAAAGGATCATTTATTTTTCCTCTACCTTCTACACTCAGTCTCATACTTGTTTAGCTTTAATACAAGCACATCAGGGGTATGGACTGAATGGAACCCATACCTGTCTCATTACATACTATATCTTAAATTTTCTTACATTTGCTTAGTAGATGATTCTCCAGATTCAGCAACACATAGCAAACCATTAGTAGGTAACATATGTTTacaagcaagcatcttattggcagcttctatcggcccgtgtatgggggcctttagagagttatgtaataaaaggcactgtttgcccaggagcagtaacccatataaaCCAAACAGCAGTTAGAATTTACTTATCATCTTATtgcttgccatgggttactgctcctggtcaaacttagtgcctgttTTTACATATAGGGATAGGATCTGGATTGTGTTAAGCCCTAAAATGAATACATAAcctttattaaagaatcttacaagCGCAATAAGCAATCGATAAAtcagtttttccttttttccccccaacTATGACAGAATCACTATCTTAGTGAATAGAGGATTCGTCCCCAAGAAAAAGGTCAATCCAGAAACCCGACCCAAGGGGCAGGTCAGTGACAATCGAGCTGCAAAACCAGCAATATAGGTGCGTCATCACATTCCATATTGGGCTTATTATGACTCCCAGAAACCTATTACTTCCTTACCTTATCGGCCATATATGTTAAGGGGAACATGATCACAAAAGAGAGGTCTCTCACCTCCCCCCAATGTGCCTCTCTGCAGGTTTCAGGTGAAGTGGAACTGGTGGGCATTGTTAGACTCAACGAGACACGTAAACCTTTTGTTCCTCATAACGACCCCTCGAGGAACCTCTGGCATTACAAGGACCTGTCGGCCATGGCACAAGTCGTCGGAGCAGAGCCAATACTTATCGATGCCGATCGAGGTAAGGATAACACTGCAGACTGCAAGCAAACTACCATCCAACTACCACTAACCAACTACCACTAACTAGGTTTAACTAATTCAGATCTACAATTAAGGCATTTTTGTCCATGCTTTTAGGTAGCACCGTCCCAGGAGGCCCTATTGGGGGACAAACCAGGGTCACCTTGAGAAATGAACATATGCAGTACATTGTTACATGGTGAGTGTTACCATAGGCCACATAGCCTCTAGGACATGTCTGTGTGTAGTAGATAGTGTGACAATTAACGAGCAGTAATTAAATCTCTCCTTATGTGTATGCAGGTATGGATTGTGCGCAGCCACCACTTACTTATGGTGCAAGAAGTTCATACGGAAAGTAGCTCTGTAGGACAGTTCCGCAGCCCCTCTGATAGGGGGAAATACCAGTAATAGTGGGTAACTATATGGTACCCCACAGGGAGTTCTGATCCATCCATGCCTGTTTGGGAAAAGCATCAGCCAACTGTTGCCATTTCCCAATGAGGCTTCCAGCTATGGGCTTCTTGGCGATATCTTATATTAAACGAACTGCGGGTCTAATACAAAGCACTTACTGTCAGCGAAGTAGGGGTGGAACAAGGGCTCTTTTATAAAGGAAACTGCACTTTAATAAACTGGTGCAATCTTTTGTTAACCAATGGCTGCTGTGGTTCTGTATCCTtctaaaaaacacatttatgtaGGGTCTATTGAGCATTTTTTAGAGTGGAGGCGTGACACTTGGGATAGAGCCCTGCATTGGGTCTGGTACTTAAAGAATACCCACAAAATGGTGGGTTTTAGGCAGAAAGCCCCCAGTTCCCGCCCCTGATAGTAATGATATTTTTTGTTGATGTCATTACCAGCCCAGAGGTCGGGGGGCCCCTCTCGCCTAGACTTGCTCCGGAGTGAAAGAGGTAAGGAGGGTGCAGCAGCCCCTGAGATGCCCCTGCCTGTAGGcccccgactggcaatctgtggggctgctgtaagatgccatacacagtcactgtttattgggcctgtggggggaccagtttgggcctcagtgtactggaaatgccagggcctatttagaatccCAGTCCAGTCCTGCCTGCATAGCTCATTTATATTTGCAACACTGCTGACTGTGAGTGCTTAAGATTCGAGGGTAGAAGAGAGTAGCAAGCTTGGCTGTGGCACAGTAAATAAAACCACCGAAcatttaaaacacacacaaaaataacaaGACTTTTtgtgttaatgtaaaaaaaattacccaTGTTTTACTGGTTCTTTAAAATACAATTATCCAAGAAATTCTATAAACCCATACACAGATCAGTATGCATTTCCGCTTATGCTATAATAACTGGAGCCCACAAGCTTTTAACCCCAACTGTTTCCAGATAGTTTAGGGGTCATCATCTTCATcgtcatcattattattattattagcaggtATCTCTAAAGTACCAACATATCTATACAATACATGGGTGCATATACTGAGCAATATATATCAcctacaaaaatacaactgacaCAAGCAGTAAAGCAAGCCCCACCCAAAACTAGCTTCTAAAAAGGATAAACCTCCGGAAACTGCTGAtatttgcattaaaggggaaatcctggcaggggaggggtgactaaaacattgatgttactaaTTGTTACAACttatccacagcttacagacagcatgcaggaactacaaaacccacaatgcattgcactgggatgttcctttctttattgacatcacgtgtgcagcagggaattgtgggattgggaggatgcaggctgaaggcaggctgaggacaggcgactactgttacattttatttgagtctcaaagtagtcagccagatcagcagggggcggggcttagggaactgtggTAACTTGTCATTCTGACTATTGATCCCCATTTGTGCGATGCCAGGTTAGAAATGCAAAGAAGATGCTCTTGGTCCCTACGTATTCTGGGAAGCTTTGTGTTCCGGATGTGGCCCCCCATCTTATATCTCATAGTTGAACTTCATGGCAGAGCCGTGCATCTGCTGTTGGTATTTCTCCTCAAACATCTCGTTCTGTTGAACAGTAAAGTGTGATTTCCAGTCCCCTACCTTACCTGGAGAGGGAAGCACAATGCATTATAAATCTTTTTAAGAATAAAGTCCTAAATTAACAAACATAAATGGATGTTAAAATAAGGCATATAAAGGTATCTGCCCCCCCTCAAGCAGCCATATTGTTCTTATCCAGCCCACTGCTGGCGTTACCCTGCCTCTTACCCTGTAAGTTGCCATCTTGTACTTTGGCCCACTACTTCTACATGACTTCTCTGACCCTTTCTCACCTTTAGTTGCCATCTGAGTAATAGTCCAGCCCAGCGCTGAAGTTACAGGTCCTTCACCTCCAAGGTTCGACCGGGGCACCAAGGGAAAACCCAGTGGCCCCTGGCCCTGTTGAGCCCTTTGCTTGGGGTTTCTGATGGGCCCTGcctcccccagtctgacactattCATTTCCGCCTATAaactgccatattgttttttttggccCAATGGCTCCATGGGGTTGCCACCCAGcctgtattttactggcctagccgGCAAAACACCTGCCAAAGCCAGGGCCGATATTGCAAATTTATCAGCAATCTAGTAGTGTCGTTAAATTTGTCTTATCCTTAAAGTTAGCTCCTGGCCCACCCACCTTAATGCTCAGCCTGTCCCAATCCTACCTTTTCCCTTCCCTGATCTCCCCTCAAACCACCCTCTAGCCCAGctcttctcaacctgtgggtcgggaccctttggggggtggaacgacccttcCACAGGGGTTGCTTAagacatatttccgatggtcttaggaaccgagacaccgctcctcgatggttgggggtcaccaaaacatgaggaactgtattaggttgagaaccactgctctcgCCCAACATTACACCATAGCCCTGCCCCCTCTGATGTCACCTGTTCTATTGCCACACACACACCCATTTACATCATGTCCCGCCTCCTTTCATAACAAACCTGGCCAGCCgataaaaacagttttaaaaggtggcaaccctagctggagCTAAGGGCTTAAGGCCTCTTCTCTAAGGCTACCAACCATTATTGTTTTTATGCTTTCCAGAAATAGATGTCCAAGGAGTAAGCAGCGTCCATCCTACACAAACTTTCCCGCAGTTGCTAAcgccattttattttttcttacctttgCGCATGAACTTATAGTGAGACTGGTCTACTACATCCGAGGGGAAGGCCGAAAAATTAGCCATTGGGTTGTCCTTCATCTGGTCAAAGGAACTCAGGTGCACTATCTTCTCCAGAACCTCTTCCGGGAGGTCTTTATCCAAGAACCTCATCACTTTGCGTATCTCATGGATGGGGTTCTGTACTGAGGAACATGGATTACACGCGGTCAGGAAGCATGAACGCGCTTGCTCCAGACTATTATCAAATACTACCATCCAGTTCTTGGAAAGGGCAAATGAACAGCCCTATGTTGTAACAACACAGTGCCCATCGGAAATGTCCCTGTTAAAATCAGAAGTACTAAACGTTTTGGAATGGGGTTTCCTGGATTTTAGTTGTTACTACTGGAGTTAAGCGGGCAACTGGTTATTGTGTTATCCCTATTTGTTCACAGAAACAAAGTTGTCAGTTGTCTAGAATTAAGCAGTAAACTGGTTATTCCTGTTTGTTTCAGAGAAGAGAAGCCCAGTTATCTAGGGTTAACCAGTGAACTGGTTATTCCTGTTTGTTTCACAGAAGAAAAGTCCAGTTAGTTTGTTATATAGAGGATTTGTTAATCCTGGTTGGTTTAGAGAAAGACAATACAGTTACCTAGGGTTAACCAGAAAACTGGTTATTCCAGTATGTTTCAGAGAAGATAAGGTCAGTTAACTAATTAAGCAGGGGTCTGGTTAATCCTGTTTGATTTAGAGAAAGACAATACAGTTACCTTGAGTTAAACGGAGAACTGGTTATTCCAGTTTGTTTCAGAGAAGAAAAACCCAGTTAGCGTGTTAAGCAGGGGACTGGTTAATCCTGTTGGTTTAGAGAAGGACAATACAATTACCTAGGGTTAACCAGAGAACTGGTTATTTGTTCCAGAGAAGAAAAGCCCAGTTAGCTAATTAAGCATGGGGATTGGTTATTCCTGTTTGTTTCAGAGGAGATAAGCCCAGTTAGGTAGGGTTAGGTAGAGAACTGGTTATTCCTGTTTGTTTCAGGGAAGGGAATCACAGTTAACTACAGTCAAGCAAGGAACTGGTTATTCCTGTTTGATTTGGAGAAGGGAATCCTAGTTAATCAATGTTAAGCAGGGAACTAGTTATTCCTGTTTGCTTCAAATAAGATCTCAGGCTTGTTTTCtatacacataatataaaaatcaccTGCTTAATGTCTTCAAAAAAAAGGTATAAGATATTGTGTTGATCTTtctgttcccagaatcctttaaCCTGGTCGTACCAGGAGCCCCAGCCCACTATGGATGGAGAGAGAGATATTAATGAGATGAATCTGTGAGACAATATCAGTTATTTGaagagtatggagatccaaaattgtAATATAGTCACTTGGTATCTGATGCTGGAAAAAATGAAACCGACCTTTTCTTTGAATAATTCCTACCACTAGTAATTCCAGTctggggctgccatattgcttgcatcTAGAACTTTTGGATAGGCATCAAATGCAAATACTCTTTACCCGGCAACATTAAACCCCTTCCCGGTGCCCCAGATCTCACCGTCGCCCTTCATGAATCTGTGGAGATACTCCTCCCAGTTTCCCGGGGCTGGGTGAATTTGGACCATGTGATCAAAATAATAATAGGATGTCACGGTGTCCCTGGGGTTCCTGGCTACGTAAATCACCTGTTGAGAGAGAGAATGGGTTTAGGGTCAGGAAGAAATGTTGGGCAGCAACCAGTAAGCAACACACTACTAAGTCtattaacctatggcaaccaatcagattcagAAACAACAAACTAATAAACACGACAAAAAAAGTGTGTTAGATCCAAAAACACCTGACCGCAAAGTTCTGTTCAAACAGTTCGccattggtcatcattttttttttccttcattttgaGTTGGACCCTACCTTGCATTTGTATCTCCAGAAAAATGGGGGTACAAGTTGCACAGGAAGATGGGTCTTCAGCACCCTTGGTGATGGCATCGCGTTGACCTCTTCTGGTCCTGCAATGGTTTGAGGTGTGAGACAAAAAGGACACTACAAGCAGGAAATGGTCACACTGTCCCTGGGCCAGTAAGGGACACTTCTCTCTTGCAGGGCATAGGTAACAGGACATGGACTTCCTGAATCAGTAGAAGA from Xenopus tropicalis strain Nigerian chromosome 8, UCB_Xtro_10.0, whole genome shotgun sequence encodes:
- the surf1 gene encoding surfeit locus protein 1 precursor (The RefSeq protein has 1 substitution compared to this genomic sequence) codes for the protein MALPGVTKLLLLPGVRAQLLNTPVRLSHWATPGRCTKSCHAYLQKNLRFCTTRSFSSVSPAAESSEDTVLKWLLLLIPVATFSLGTWQVQRRSWKLKLIQEMEARVSGKPIPLTTDPMEIKELEYRPVKVRGHFDHSKELYILPRTLVDPEREAREAGQLASNTQSGAQVITPFYCSDLGITILVNRGFVPKKKVNPETRPKGQVSGEVELVGIVRLNETRKPFVPHNDPSRNLWHYKDLSAMAQVVGAEPILIDADRGSTVPGGPIGGQTRVTLRNEHMQYIVTWYGLCAATTYLWCKKFIRKVAL
- the LOC100487424 gene encoding sulfotransferase 1C2; its protein translation is MPGKLQIVEGVSIAEVIASNWQQIQTFQARPGDVLIATYPKSGTTWIQEIVDLILNEGNEEICRRSPTHERMPFVELLNLMKPGPEEVNAMPSPRVLKTHLPVQLVPPFFWRYKCKVIYVARNPRDTVTSYYYFDHMVQIHPAPGNWEEYLHRFMKGDVGWGSWYDQVKGFWEQKDQHNILYLFFEDIKQNPIHEIRKVMRFLDKDLPEEVLEKIVHLSSFDQMKDNPMANFSAFPSDVVDQSHYKFMRKGKVGDWKSHFTVQQNEMFEEKYQQQMHGSAMKFNYEI